The following proteins come from a genomic window of Micromonospora echinofusca:
- a CDS encoding WecB/TagA/CpsF family glycosyltransferase encodes MTAKGKRNVLGVLVDATDYAAATEQVVAAAQERRPLALTALAVHGVMTGVLDPAHNARLNSFDVVTPDGQPVRWALNLLHGAGLTDRVYGPTLTLHVLSRFADEGLPVYLYGSTEETLARLIPALERMFPALKIAGVEPSKFRAVQPGEDVEIADRIRSSGARLVLVGLGCPRQEVFTYAMRPLLDMPLMAVGAAFDYHAGLLRQPPPWMQRAGLEWFWRLGLEPKRLWRRYVILNPAYLTRLAGQKTGLWKARPPAPATDRPATFSV; translated from the coding sequence ATGACCGCCAAGGGCAAGCGGAACGTCCTCGGGGTCCTGGTCGACGCCACCGACTACGCCGCGGCGACCGAGCAGGTGGTGGCCGCCGCGCAGGAGCGCCGCCCGCTGGCGCTGACGGCGCTGGCCGTGCACGGCGTGATGACCGGGGTGCTCGACCCGGCGCACAACGCCCGGCTGAACTCCTTCGACGTGGTCACCCCCGACGGCCAGCCGGTGCGCTGGGCGCTCAACCTGCTGCACGGCGCGGGGCTCACCGACCGGGTCTACGGCCCCACCCTGACCCTGCACGTGCTCTCCCGGTTCGCCGACGAGGGCCTGCCGGTCTACCTCTACGGGTCGACCGAGGAGACCCTGGCCAGGCTGATCCCGGCGCTGGAGCGGATGTTCCCGGCTCTGAAGATCGCCGGCGTCGAGCCGTCCAAGTTCCGGGCGGTGCAGCCGGGCGAGGACGTGGAGATCGCCGACCGGATCAGGTCCAGCGGGGCCCGGCTCGTGCTGGTCGGCCTGGGCTGCCCGCGCCAGGAGGTCTTCACGTACGCCATGCGGCCGCTGCTGGACATGCCGCTGATGGCGGTCGGGGCGGCCTTCGACTACCACGCCGGACTGCTGCGCCAGCCCCCGCCGTGGATGCAGCGGGCCGGCCTGGAGTGGTTCTGGCGCCTCGGCCTGGAGCCCAAGCGGCTGTGGCGACGCTACGTGATCCTCAACCCGGCCTACCTGACCCGGCTCGCCGGGCAGAAGACGGGGCTGTGGAAGGCGCGGCCGCCGGCCCCGGCCACGGATCGGCCGGCGACCTTCTCCGTCTGA
- a CDS encoding NAD-dependent epimerase/dehydratase family protein, which produces MLRWFLPPTDQECRVSVAFVTGSGGLIGSEAVRHFAGLGLEVVGIDNDMRQEFFGEEASTAWNVRRLTDELGSAYSHHSIDIRDRAALAKLFQRYGTDVAVVIHTAAQPSHDWAVRDPFTDFDVNAAGTLNVLQNVREHCIEAPVIHCSTNKVYGDRPNSLPLVELESRWEIEPGHPYEQGIREDMSIDACLHSIFGASKVAADVMVQEYGRYFDMRTACFRGGTLTGPAHSATELHGFLGYVMRANMERRTYKIFGYQGKQVRDAIHSSDVVSAFEAFFRNPRPAAVYNLGGGRHSNTSNREAFALAEQITGQEMVTEYVEANRIGDHKWWIGSNEAFQADYPEWKQIYDVPMIMREIYEANVDKWVPGA; this is translated from the coding sequence ATGCTCCGATGGTTTCTGCCTCCGACGGACCAGGAGTGTCGTGTGAGTGTCGCGTTCGTGACCGGGTCGGGCGGTCTGATCGGCTCCGAGGCGGTCCGGCACTTCGCCGGCCTCGGTCTCGAGGTCGTCGGCATCGACAACGACATGCGGCAGGAGTTCTTCGGCGAGGAGGCGTCCACCGCGTGGAACGTCCGCCGGCTGACCGACGAGCTGGGGTCCGCGTACTCGCACCACAGCATCGACATCCGGGACCGGGCCGCGCTGGCCAAGCTCTTCCAGCGGTACGGCACCGACGTCGCCGTGGTGATCCACACCGCCGCCCAGCCGTCGCACGACTGGGCGGTGCGCGACCCGTTCACCGACTTCGACGTGAACGCCGCCGGCACGCTCAACGTCCTGCAGAACGTGCGCGAGCACTGCATCGAGGCGCCGGTCATCCACTGCTCGACGAACAAGGTCTACGGCGACCGGCCGAACAGCCTGCCGCTGGTGGAACTGGAGTCGCGCTGGGAGATCGAGCCGGGGCACCCGTACGAGCAGGGCATCCGTGAGGACATGTCCATCGACGCCTGCCTGCACTCGATCTTCGGCGCCTCGAAGGTGGCGGCCGACGTCATGGTGCAGGAGTACGGTCGCTACTTCGACATGCGTACGGCCTGCTTCCGGGGCGGGACGCTGACCGGCCCGGCGCACTCCGCGACGGAACTGCACGGCTTCCTCGGCTACGTGATGCGCGCCAACATGGAGCGCCGGACGTACAAGATCTTCGGCTACCAGGGCAAGCAGGTCCGCGACGCGATCCACAGCTCGGACGTGGTCTCCGCGTTCGAGGCGTTCTTCCGTAACCCGCGCCCGGCGGCGGTCTACAACCTCGGCGGCGGGCGGCACTCGAACACCTCCAACCGCGAGGCGTTCGCGCTCGCCGAGCAGATAACCGGCCAGGAGATGGTCACCGAGTACGTCGAGGCCAACCGGATCGGCGACCACAAGTGGTGGATCGGCTCGAACGAGGCCTTCCAGGCCGACTACCCCGAGTGGAAGCAGATCTACGACGTGCCCATGATCATGCGGGAGATCTACGAGGCCAACGTGGACAAGTGGGTGCCGGGGGCATGA